The Pochonia chlamydosporia 170 chromosome 1, whole genome shotgun sequence genome window below encodes:
- a CDS encoding DNA replication helicase Dna2 (similar to Neosartorya fischeri NRRL 181 XP_001266814.1): protein MPLQKSYSERVGLSKNRSPWQRSHSHPAKLQAQRPRPLPPVSDVTKTKLSKFQYKPSNDDSTTSAMGEASGTPTKTKDVPSTGATVAGNAITPVTRLNWSDLPEPNALPAENEVDISPNDKLLWNNQQDTLYAAALSPMMPRKGKKRARSSSPTSSPATDKGSFPAVNVDKLKTALRSPHADPTLELWDRYSLNGPEIMTTPKGAVNPVLAQLMVSSSPKPSKDTSGRRGDANLRRAISCGLNWPKRRKVERSKSGSQSSSQQREMEAASKSSLVTALLDTVTSSINEPSPSRTQEQLMQSPSPKKRKVSPENAETPCRAKTTPQPSSSTSDYGDDDFDDDTFMELEASMQVTSTTNSPPLNSIDKKEPDQRRPVQWQTDKSMDLLEEFNGIENDGEHGLAISTPKRQSTTFQTSKVQESPGDEFGDDLDVDIDFDAVELAATQSLRQLEPPPESSKQKAKTIQRYLVTSVLDGEFVDKYGVTRPEKILIIQADNSKITRTVHLRGAWFDTPAHTNSYVHVIGTFSVRGQCIVDDAQNLLILHPDQLISSTVVADSFGCMRRAVLQDRVKATSEASPPLVYGTMLHEIFQEALMANQWDLPFLARVIDGIMEKHVEDLYTIKVGLPSAKEHLLSKMTELSCWAKSFVSPKPQVDAIVEDRNGKKANMAITKLLDVEEHVWSPMYGLKGNIDATVEVTMADGKRSRTLTVPFEVKTGKHANSNHMAQTALYTLLLSDRYDIDIAYGILYYMETSKTMRIPAIQHELRHMILQRNQLACYIRERSVQLPPMLKSKHMCGKCYAKTSCFTYHRLADDGDGESSGMHEKFDELVKHLTPTHQEFFVKWENLLTMEEKESQKTKRELWTMTSTQREKKSRCFADVIIEEGSASVDTDNPRINRFHYTFIKRNPPPGLSFLESELTTGEPVVVSDEEGHFALAIGYVTSVRKQRISVAVDRRLHNARIRQPDFDEVDNQVFASIMDVTQQGTTASQAQHQRKEPPVRYRLDQDEFSNGMATVRNNLVQMMANDVPAAAQIRRLIVDLAPPRFKTAPTQYTVADGESLNVDQKRAIEKVMSTQDYSLVLGMPGTGKTTTIAHIIRALVSQGKTVLLTSHTHTAVDNILLKLAADRIPILRLGAPAKVHPEVQDFAHLAGQPKKNFDEIKEAWHGTPVVATTCLGINHPVFLERSFDYCIVDEASQITLPICAGPIRMARSFVLVGDHNQLPPVVRNEDAREGGLDVSLFKLLSDTHPEAVVNLEHQYRMCEDIMTLSNTLIYEGKLRCGTESLRRKKLHVPNINALSQVHFNASSLAHPGTPKSFCTGPNPSRCWLYDLLESEARVRFVNTDTIRPLVREEAQGKRIVNSAEVRLVSQLVESLLAVGVPASEIGVMTHYRAQLFLLKDQLKGYAGVEMHTTDRFQGRDKEVVVLSLVRSNEGCNIGDLLKDWRRINVAFTRAKTKLLVVGSMNTLKHSGKENMLSRFISLMEERDWIYNLPADALESHHFEELSTPMTVAPTPKSKSPKKAWKRGNFSPDGKENRRPSPKKARIGERALLKGKLVTRDILNEMTNGAYMGV, encoded by the exons ATGCCGCTTCAGAAATCATACTCTGAGCGTGTAGGCTTGTCAAAG AACCGCAGTCCGTGGCAACGGTCACACAGTCATCCCGCCAAGCTACAAGCTCAAAGACCGAGACCTTTACCGCCCGTGTCCGATGTCACAAAGACAAAACTAAGCAAGTTCCAATACAAGCCTTCCAACGATGACTCTACAACATCTGCAATGGGCGAGGCCAGTGGTACgcccaccaagaccaaggatGTCCCCAGTACAGGAGCAACAGTTGCAGGAAACGCCATCACACCTGTAACTCGCCTGAACTGGAGCGATCTGCCGGAGCCGAATGCTCTGCCGGCGGAGAACGAAGTCGATATCTCGCCAAACGACAAACTGCTATGGAATAACCAGCAAGATACTCTGTACGCAGCTGCTTTGTCTCCAATGATGCCTcggaagggcaagaaacGAGCTCGAAGTTCGTCGCCGACATCATCGCCGGCGACAGACAAGGGAAGCTTCCCGGCCGTCAATGTTGATAAACTGAAAACGGCCCTGAGGTCACCCCACGCAGACCCAACCTTGGAATTATGGGATCGATATTCGTTAAATGGGCCGGAGATTATGACAACGCCCAAGGGGGCGGTTAATCCTGTTCTGGCGCAGCTAATGGtttcatcatctccaaaacCATCGAAAGATACATCCGGTCGTCGAGGCGATGCCAATCTACGGAGAGCAATCAGTTGTGGCTTGAATTGgccaaagaggaggaaggtAGAGAGGTCTAAATCAGGAAGCCAAAGCAGTAGTCAGCAACGAGAGATGGAAGCTGCCTCAAAATCATCCCTTGTCACCGCACTTCTGGACACGGTCACGAGCAGCATCAACGAACCGAGTCCTAGTCGGACACAGGAGCAGCTCATGCAGTCGCCGTCACCTAAAAAGAGGAAGGTATCCCCTGAGAATGCAGAAACACCTTGCCGTGCAAAGACAACGCCGcagccatcatcctcaacctctgACTATGGTGATGACGATTTCGACGACGACACCTTCATGGAGCTGGAAGCCAGTATGCAAGTTACTAGCACCACGAACTCACCACCACTAAACAGTATTGATAAAAAGGAGCCGGATCAACGACGACCCGTGCAATGGCAAACAGACAAGTCCATGGATTTGCTTGAAGAATTCAATGGTATTGAAAACGATGGCGAACATGGATTGGCTATCTCAACACCCAAGCGACAGTCAACAACCTTCCAAACTTCTAAAGTGCAGGAGAGCCCCGGCGACGAGTTTGGCGATGATTTGGACGTTGACATTGACTTCGATGCCGTCGAACTGGCCGCAACACAATCGCTACGACAACTCGAACCGCCACCCGAAAGT AGCAAACAAAAAGCGAAAACCATTCAGCGATACTTAGTGACGAGTGTTTTAGACGGTGAATTCGTCGATAAATATGGCGTGACTCGACCAGAGAAG ATTCTCATCATTCAAGCTGATAATTCTAAAATCACTCGAACAGTACATCTTCGGGGTGCTTGGTTCGATACTCCAGCACACACGAATTCCTATGTTCACGTCATTGGCACGTTTTCAGTACGCGGCCAGTGTATAGTGGATGATGCACAAAATCTGCTCATTTTGCACCCAGATCAATTAATTTCGTCCACTGTCGTTGCTGACTCCTTTGGCTGCATGCGCAGAGCTGTGCTGCAAGACCGTGTTAAAGCTACCAGCGAGGCATCCCCACCTCTTGTCTATGGCACCATGCTTCACGAGATATTTCAGGAGGCTCTGATGGCTAATCAGTGGGATCTACCGTTTCTTGCTCGTGTCATTGACGGCATCATGGAAAAGCATGTTGAAGACCTGTACACAATCAAAGTCGGGTTGCCCAGTGCCAAGGAGCATCTCTTATCGAAAATGACTGAGTTGAGCTGCTGGGCAAAGTCTTTTGTCTCTCCAAAACCGCAG GTTGATGCGATTGTGGAAGATCGAAATGGAAAGAAGGCAAATATGGCCATCACGAAGcttcttgatgttgaggaaCACGTTTGGTCGCCAATGTACGGACTTAAGGGCAATATAGATGCCACTGTTGAAGTCACCATGGCCGACGGGAAACGAAGCAGAACCCTGACGGTTCCATTCGAGGTCAAGACAGGCAAACATGCAAACAGCAATCACATGGCACAAACTGCACTCTACACTCTCCTCTTATCTGACCGTTATGATATCGACATTGCCTACGGCATTTTGTATTATATGGAAACCTCGAAGACGATGCGAATTCCCGCCATTCAACACGAGCTACGACACATGATCCTCCAGCGAAATCAGTTGGCGTGCTATATCCGGGAGAGGAGTGTGCAGCTACCACCAATGTTGAAAAGCAAGCACATGTGCGGGAAGTGTTATGCCAAAACGTCATGTTTCACTTACCACCGCCTTGCGGATGATGGTGACGGCGAATCTAGCGGCATGCATGAGAAGTTTGACGAACTAGTCAAACACCTAacaccaactcatcaagaATTCTTTGTGAAATGGGAAAATCTTCTCACCatggaagagaaagaaagccAAAAGACAAAGCGAGAGCTCTGGACAATGACTAGCACACAGCGTGAGAAAAAGTCGAGGTGCTTTGCAGATGTTATCATTGAAGAAGGGTCTGCATCTGTTGACACCGACAACCCGCGCATCAACAGGTTTCATTACACATTCATCAAGAGGAACCCTCCACCAGGCTTATCATTTTTGGAATCAGAATTGACGACTGGAGAGCCAGTGGTGGTGTCAGATGAAGAAGGTCATTTTGCGCTGGCTATTGGATACGTTACATCCGTTCGCAAGCAACGGATAAGCGTCGCCGTTGACAGAAGGCTACACAACGCACGGATTCGCCAGCCTGATTTTGATGAGGTGGATAATCAAGTGTTTGCGAGCATCATGGATGTGACGCAACAAGGAACAACCGCAAGTCAGGCGCAACATCAGCGCAAGGAGCCTCCCGTACGCTACCGACTCGACCAAGATGAATTTagcaatggcatggccaCAGTCAGAAACAACCTCGTGCAAATGATGGCAAACGACGTACCAGCAGCTGCTCAAATACGACGACTTATTGTTGACTTAGCGCCTCCGAGGTTCAAGACGGCTCCTACTCAGTATACAGTTGCAGATGGAGAGAGCCTAAACGTTGACCAGAAACGAGCTATAGAGAAAGTCATGAGCACGCAAGATTACTCGTTAGTCCTTGGTATGCCAGGTACCGGCAAGACGACTACAATCGCACACATCATTCGAGCACTTGTATCACAGGGCAAGACTGTACTGCTCACGTCTCACACCCATACGGCGGTGGACAACATATTGCTAAAACTCGCAGCCGACAGGATCCCGATCCTCCGACTGGGAGCACCAGCAAAGGTTCACCCAGAGGTCCAAGACTTCGCGCACCTTGCTGGCCAGCCTAAGAAAAACTTTGACGAGATCAAAGAGGCTTGGCATGGTACGCCCGTTGTTGCGACCACTTGCTTGGGCATCAATCATCCGGTTTTTCTTGAACGATCGTTCGATTATTGCATCGTGGATGAAGCATCTCAAATCACACTTCCCATCTGCGCAGGGCCGATTCGAATGGCACGCTCATTCGTTCTCGTTGGTGACCACAATCAGCTACCACCAGTTGTGCGAAATGAAGATGCACGGGAGGGCGGCCTTGACGTTAGCTTGTTTAAGCTGCTTTCGGATACTCACCCGGAGGCTGTCGTTAATCTCGAACATCAATATCGAATGTGCGAGGATATTATGACACTCAGTAATACTCTGATTTACGAGGGAAAGCTGCGGTGCGGGACGGAATCGTTGCGAAGGAAGAAGCTTCATGTCCCAAATATCAATGCACTTAGCCAGGTTCACTTCAACGCCTCTTCGTTGGCCCATCCAGGGACGCCAAAATCGTTTTGCACTGGCCCTAACCCATCTCGATGCTGGCTCTACGATCTCCTGGAAAGCGAGGCTCGTGTTCGGTTTGTAAACACGGATACCATCAGACCTCTGGTTCGGGAAGAGGCTCAAGGGAAGCGCATTGTCAATTCAGCGGAAGTCCGGCTCGTATCACAACTAGTGGAAAGCCTTCTGGCGGTTGGAGTGCCGGCATCCGAAATTGGCGTCATGACACACTACCGAGCCCAGTTGTTCCTTCTGAAGGACCAACTAAAGGGTTATGCTGGTGTTGAAATGCACACGACGGATCGTTTTCAAGGACGAGACAAGGAGGTAGTTGTCCTCAGTCTTGTGCGAAGTAACGAAGGATGCAATATTGGAGACTTGCTCAAAGACTGGAGGAGAATCAACGTTGCGTTTACGCGAGCCAAAACAAAGCTCCTTGTTGTAGGAAGCATGAATACTTTGAAACACAGCGGAAAGGAGAATATGCTTAGTAGATTTATTTCTTTGATGGAAGAGCGGGACTGGATATACAACCTGCCAGCGGATGCCCTGGAGAGCCATCATTTTGAAGAATTAAGCACGCCAATGACTGTCGCTCCGACACCAAAATCGAAATCGCCAAAGAAGGCGTGGAAGAGAGGAAATTTCAGCCCGGATGGGAAGGAGAATCGTCGGCCATCACCAAAGAAGGCGAGAATCGGTGAACGGGCGCTCTTGAAAGGGAAACTGGTAACGAGGGATATTCTGAATGAAATGACTAACGGCGCATATATGGGTGTTTAG